gcacaatgatatggacctgtagtcccagctactccggaggctgaggcaggaggaaaataGTAACAACAATTTTCACTCAGTTTTGACGATAGTACATCACTATCTTCTAGCTTCCAAAACTGCTAAGGAGTTTGATGCCATTCTGACTCCCTTTCTTTTATAAGTTACCTGTTCAAGTTCACCTCACCCTTAAACGTTAAGAAACTATTCTTTATCGCTGCCATCCTGAAGTTTCATGATAATGTTAGTCTTTTccaattgactttttttttttaacttttattttaggttcaggggtacctgtgtaggtttgttatacaggtaaactcatgtcatggggatttgttgtacagattatttcatcacccaggtactaagcctagtacccaagagttattttttctgatgctaACCCTCcgcctaccctccaccctcaagtgggccccagtgtgttgttccccagTTTGTGCAGttgactctttttttcttgacATGTCATAAATGCATTAACTACATACATAAATTTATGTCTTACTTCCTCTCcccaattttgttttttccttctgttgaTTTTCTGTTGCTCTATCTCTTCTGTCTCTTTGTATTTTCATTGTGCTTTGTAGATGTATCTTTTTCTCTACTAAACATATTTAATTGTTATATTTCTAAATCAAaaagctttttctaattctgcaaattgttttttatattatCCTGTTCTTGTTTCataagtgaaatatcttcactcatctATGAGGATACTTActcgtttttcttttttgttgtcttttgttCCCTACATTGCCTCTATTTCttgtttgccttttcttttgATTGCTGTCTTccatttagtaattttttttctttctctaatatCTGGGTATTCTTGAATCTCaaccatattttgttttgttttgtgttttttagagacaagctctcattctgtcacccaggctggagcacagtggcacgatcataactcactacagcctcgacttcctgggctcaagtgatcccccctgaatcagcctacagagtagctgggactgcaggtgcacaccatgaTACCTAGCTAgtttttttacactttttttaagagatggaatcttactatgttgcccaggctggtcgcgaactcctggcttcaaggagtcctctctcttcagcctcccaaagtgctgggattacaggcatgagccgctgctcTGGCATCAACTCATTTAAGAGTAGGCGCTATACAGCTCTTGTCAAGGGCAGCTGTGTgtgggagagaaaaaagagagaaggtgtTGTTTGTTGATCAGATAGCTTCATAATAGGGCGCTCATGCTGCAGGGTACCCTTTTTATCAAGAGACTTCCAAATGTCCGTAGTTGGAGATTTTTTTCTGGGGCTCCTAAGTTCCTCTAGAAAAGGGTCTTGAGTCCTCTGCCTGGGGGCCAGGGATCTTTGCCTGGCTGCCAGTGTTGCTGAGTTGGAGAGGCTAACCCTGCAGCCTCCTTCAAGTGTTGAGCAGGCAGCCTCCTGGCTGTAGGAAGGAAGCCTTAGGAAGGAAGCCTCATCTTCTGAAAACTGTTACTTCCTCCACCCCAGGAAGTCCATTGCCATTTCCACTTTCCCAAATTTGTTGAAAACTTCCTCTGATGTTGCCTCCTTTTGGGATATCTTtatggcctttttattttttcactgtcaTTTTTAAAGCATCTGGGGAAGGAGATAGATAAGCATGTTGGTCAGTTGGCCATGTTAAATGGGAAGCCCCACAGTGCTCTTTTATAAATTGAATTCAAATCTTTTCATCCCTGATGTGAGGGAGTCTCCTGAGTCTCCACCACAGTTTTCCCTCGGTGACCCTGCCTGCCAGGCCCCTGAGGGCATCCGAGGCTTCCACCTGCTCCAACACTCTGTCACTCAATAGCTCCTGGGCTGCCAGGCATAACAGAGTGGACCTTCTGGGTGTATGTGGCAGTTTCACCTCTGCCACGCAGCCCCTTGGATGCAGCTGCAGGAacaattgtgtggaatggagtacactTGTGTTAGGGACTCTTCTCAAAGAAAATCCATCTCAACAGTCAACAGAAAGAGTAATTTGAAACACTTAACAAAAGATTTCTTACTCTGTACACACTTGAGAAGACAGCGTGTCTCCCCTCAGACATAACTGTAGTTTTCTTCCTACTCAGAGCAAGTTAGTACAGTCTGAATGACTAAGTAAGGCTTTTCAGATGGCACAAAATAATGCACCtcaatcaactttttttttatcttaagaATTAACtgcagctggacacagtggctcatgtatacaatcccagtactttgggaggccaagacaggaggattgcttgaacccaggagctcaaggctgcagcgagctgtgatcatgccactgcactccagcttgggtgacagtgactGCAAAGATAAATGCGTACCTCTTAACTGTCACACTGTAGAACCTAAACTGCACATGAACACacttcagttttctaatctgtatTTAGTAGTTATATTTTTTAGTATACTACATTAATGAATTGTTCAGCCCCAGGAAACAATATGAACCACCCTTCTTTAAACTTGTAAAACCACTTGTAAAATGGACTTTGGGAATGCCATTGCTGATAATATTATATTTCCAAATGTGCAATTGCATCACACTCATTTTCATCTTGGCAAgaacagttactttttttttgagaatttggaTCTCAGTTTGATTGGccatatattttttgtataatgtctgtctcccaggctggagtgcaatggcgtgatctcagctcactgcaacttctgcctcccaggttcaagcagttcttctgccacagcctcccgagtagctgggattacaggcacccgccaccacgcccagctaatttttgtatttttagtagagacagggtttcatcatgttggccaagctagtctggagctcctgacctcaagtgatctgcccgcctcggcctcccaaagtgctgggattacagtcgcaagccaccacgcctggccgaatgAAAATTTTTTCACTCTTCCCTTAATCTATTCTTGACTCCCTTTTCCAATATTCATTGTCTTCTAAAGGGTCCCTTAAACTGTGCATAAGACAAGAGtccaaatgaagaaaacattaaaTCATTAAGTGTTTCTATATGTTGCAGCCATTCTGAAGTATTAAAATGAGAGAGCCAGGTATCATGGTGCCATGgtacacaactgtagtcccagctactcaggaggctgaggtgggaggattgcttgaggccaggggtttgagaccggcctggcaacatgacaagaccctgtctcaaaaaaaaaaaaaaaaaaaaagtacttcccTAAAGGTTTAAAGGGTCAAGGGACAGACCTGAgctaaaaatatttgcatattactCTTTTGGGAGGAGGTACAAATTGCTTTAGGAGCCTGAGAGTTGTTCTTTGAGTGCACAAACACCTCGCCTTCAGAATTTCCTTCCCATCTTGCTGCCTGTCCCATCTGGAGACTTGCATGCTCAGCATTCTGGGTCTCCTCTGGGTTCAGTCCCTGGATGGAAATAAGGCCTGGCCAGTCTCAGATGGCAGGTGCCGCTCAGCACAGGGAGGAGAAGCGTTCTGCTGTTCTCAGGTGATTGCTCGTCTGCAAACCAGTGATAAAAGCTTACTGTTGCTAAAATCTCTGATTAAAAATCCTACAGCCCCTTTTTTGCAGTAACTTGATGTGTTATGTTTACATTAACATGGTTgataaggttttgttttttgtcttccagttatgAAAAACCTCCTCCTGGGCTTATCAAGGTTAGTGTGAAGTTTGTACTCTTGGTTATTCCACTAGACATACTTGTAGACTCAGTAACTTGTTACGAAAAATGGTTGCATGATGTTAAATCTCCTTTTACCAAAAGCCTGTTTCTTTTCCTGCAGATGACTGAGGGGtcaaaatttttagttttgtcaCAAGCCTCTGCCTTTGCGGAAATTTCATCAGCCATGTTTCCCTTTCCCGAAGAACCAGTGCAGGCCCACGTGGATTCCTTGGCCATGCCCCTCTTCTCTCTTGCTGGGGATGGCATCTCTAAGCTCTTTTCCTTTGTCGGCCTCACCCGGCTCAGCCCCTCGGTCCATCCTGTGCTGGTTTCTTGAGCTCAGCAGCTCAGAGAGCAGTAAACTCTGAGGAGATCTGACAGCTATCCAGTCCCGCTCCCCGGTGCAGGCATCCCTCCTGCAGCTCCCTGCCCAAGGTGCCAGGGTGTCTGTGCACAAGGGAGACTTAGAGTGGCAGGCCACGGCCAAGAAAACTTGCTGTTTCATAACTCTCAGCGaagaaatattctttaaaaacattagtctcttgtaaatttaatatttatagaaacttaaaaaaaatccaaaagtttaaaaacacattaaTTATAAATGCAGTTATTGAGTGGTAAAAATGCACATCAGAGATACAGCATGCATGTGACTGTAAAACATAACAGGGCCTTCAGGGTATAATAAACTATTCTAGCATAACAGGCCATTTCTATTATTCCAGGAAGCCTGGTTTACTTTAATTCTACATTTTGAGGtagtgaaactttttttttttaatcttagaatCTAATTTGGAGCTCACCAGTCATTGCTATATAAGGACAGACTTTTCTGCTTCACCATAACTTTTCTCTAAGAACAGCTACATTGCTTTTGGTATAGTTCTTCTGGTacatttgtttcctgttttttcaATCAGGTGtaacttgtctttttttctagttttgaggGGTAACTAAGATGATGTTGGCACCGGAAGCCCAGGAaaaagccaggcaaggtggctccaAGGGGAGCAGGAGAGAATCCCAGCGCTCTTGCCATGCTGTTTATACCTGTTCCCTTTTTTAGGAAGATGAGACTAAGCCAGAAGATTGCATACCAGATGTACCAGGCAATGAACACGCCAGGGAATTTCTGGCTCATGCACCAACTAAAGGACTTTGGATGCCACTGGGGAAAGAAGTCAAAGTTATGCAGTGTGAGTGTGGGAGAGTTTCCCTAATCCATGCAACTTATATGCCACAATTTACAAAGAGTGTTTACTTCTTTATTTAACTTGTTATCACAGCCCTCTTATAGCCAAGGCATGTTCTCCATCTCCTAGATAAGGAAGCATCCACCCCACCTCTCACCCCcatgccatgtgaagaagaaagAGGGCTGTCATCTTAAGCCAGGAAGAAAGCTCTCACCACAAACCCACCTTGCTGGGACCCTGATCTCAGATTTCCAACCTACAGAATTAATGAGAAAAccagtttctgttgtttaggcCACCCAGAATACGGCATTTTGTTATgtcagcctgagctgactaagacacCATCTTTCTGCAGGTCCCCTTAGCCTCTCTCCTGTATTGGATCACCCATTTTCCTATGTCTTGAGTCTTGTTTATTATCATATTCTCTCCTTATGGTATAACAAATCCTATGGCAGTTACCTTCAAAATGGGTTTATAGGAGATAAAAATGTCAAGACCTTTACTTTTCTGGAATTGTCTTTGACAGATTTTTAACTTTACCAGGATATtgaattctaatttaaaaaatcagtttcctTGAGAATTTTGATGGGAATGCTTTATTGCCTTGATCATTTGTTAAGAGCAAAGACAACGTGCCTCAGAGTTCAGTATCTATCAGTTTTTCTTCTTTGGGTGGGTTATATTTTCCCAGAGAAGGCTCCCACGTGGAGGGAAAGCCATGCTATGAGTGTTCTGGGAGCCGAGTGGAGGGAGTCTGGAAATGTGTCCATCTGCTTTTCATTCATTCGTGTGACCCTTTGTGGCTATTGCAGCAGCTTCCTTCAGACCTACCTGATGTCTCCCTGGTCTCCCTGGCCAGAGACCCTCTGTTTTACCTTTTCCACACATTAAGCAACCTTCTACCAGGGTcagggaaacagggtctcactctgtcacccgggctggagtacagtggtgtgatcacaacttactgcagcctcagcctcccagaatcaGGTGATCTCACATCACCCTCtgagatagctgggactacaggcgtgtgccaccaggcttagctaatttttttgtatttttgtagagatagggtttcaccatgttgcctaagctagtctcgaactcctggcctcaagcgatctacctgcctctgcctcccaaagtgctaggattacaggtaggagccactatgcccagccaacatTAATATTCTAAGAGAACttgtgattttatttacttaaaagtgAGAGTTTTGAACACACTCAACCTGAGAAAGAAGCTTTTATAGTGTCTAAAATAGTAAATGAGAAGCAGAGATACTTTATGAAAACATTTACTCTGAAAAATATACtgaaacacactttaaaaaaaatttaccttttgggccgggcatggtggctcacgcctgtaatcccagcactttgggaggctgatgcaggcggatcacctgaggtcaggagttcaagaccagcctgggcaatatggcaaaaccccgtctctactaaaaatacaaaaattagccgagtgtggtggtacgcacctgtaatcccagctactcaggaggctgagacagaagaatatcttgaactcaggaggcagaggttgcagtgagctgagatcacgccactgcactccagcctgagcgacagagcaggactccatctcaaaaaaaaaaaatcaccttttgaAGTAATTTTCCATTGGATTGCTTCATAAATACTTGGTGATAGAATATTATTCCTAAAGGTATAAGACTAAAGGATGCTTGGGGAAGCAATTAGTTTACCTCTGTTTCTGGGATCTTACATGGCTTGTccataattatattttgttttagaattagAGTTTAATGACGAAGAACTTGAATATATTCTGCTGATTCTTTATCTTGAGTAGGTGAAACTGTGTTATCTTAcagaaatatttctctttttgtttttaggttGGCGTTGCAAACGGTATGGTCACCGAACGGGTGACAAAGAATGCCCTTTCTTTATCAAAGGCAACCAAAAGTTAGAGCAGTTCAGAGTGGTAAGTAAAGTCCCAGAGTGTCAATTTACATTTATCAGAGATAGTGAAAATCAGTGAAGTAGAAAGTCACCAGTGAACTGAATGTTCACATAAAATACATTCCCAGAAGCCCTTTGACCAAAGTGTGTGCTGTTAACTACATGCTTACTAAATTACATTTGTATGACAAATTAGCTCtttaacaaaaaaaggaattcttATTAAAGTGGTCTTTGCTTGTAACTTGGAACAGTGATGTTTTTTTTCTCAAACAGACATTGTTATCTATTCAaccccactttttaaaatttactgtgtAAAAAAGTCATGTTTCATGACTAAAATCAGGGATTTAATTTCCCAGTCTTTAAAGAGCAGATTGTAAGATTAAAGTGTccgtatattttttctttagatgacagttatttcctgtatttttcttttgtttttgaggtggcaGTGTTATAGCTctgtgactgctcctgcagagcagggctaccccaaaGACAGTGTGTTGAGAGTAGCCATTTCCTGTATTTTTCTAATTGGAAAATCCATTTTTTAGCCTTAATGAGTTTTCAGTGATGTGACCTAGAACATGTTGAACATGCAGCTACATcaaacagtaaaaaaataaaataaactggttTTCATAACATAGGCATTTCATTGTATTTAACTTGTGGTCCAAGAAGCCTAACCAAACCTTAACCTTCTCTGACCCTTAAGGCACATGAAGATCCCATGTATGACATCATAAGAGACAATAAACGACATGAAAAGGATGTAAGGTGAGGTCGTCCTGATGATAACAATATCCCCTTAaagctttaaaattatataaagttgGAGAAAACCACTCTAGTGTTAGAGGAATGGTGCAGTAAACTTGGTACTTCAATTGTGAAAATATGTGGAGTGCAGGAGTCATGGCTGAAAAGGCCAGTGTTGGGGAATGAGCAggccagcctcctcctccttggGTTAGCTTAAAACCATTGGCTTGGTCCAGTTCTCTGGCCACTGCAGTTGATGTTGGCAACCCATGTTGTGCTGTCTACTTGTACCGTATAATTGATATTTTCATGTGATTCAGTTTATCTTCTCCAGAGTCTTTAGGGATCTGAGCTATTGTTAAAACTTATActtaggccaggctcagtggctcatacctgtaatcctaacactttgggaggccgaggccagcggattGCTGAAgtccaggcgtttgagaccagcctgggccatacggcaaaaccccatctttataaaaaaatataaaaataaaaattagccaagtatggcagcacatacctgtagttccagccactgaggaggatgaggtgggaggatctacTTGACCtcagtaggttgaggctgcagtaagccatgattgcaccactgcactccagcctaggtgacagaggaaggccctgtctctaaaaaaaaaaaaagacatgattaGAGAGAGGTGGAAAAAATTGGAgggtttgttttttcaaattggTGGCATTATAACTATTAAAGATGTAGATTAAGAAATTGAGCAGTAGGGGAATGGTTTAGTAAAGTATGCGTCTGTTAGAAATTACAATTGTAAGGACTGTGGAAACATGCAGAAATGTCTAGGacaataaaaagaatacaaagtggCTTGTACACTGGTTACAGTCACGTAAAGTAGGCATTCAGGTGGAGAAGAATGAGAaaacaggtaaaaataaaaatactgtctTTGTGACATGGTTATTCATCATCCTCTTATACTGCTTTTGAATGACGTATTTATCTAAGAAGTTTATAAATTAAAGCTAAAACTCACTGTTCTTTGATCAATTTTGAATGTTTAGGATACAGCAGTTAAAACAGTTACTGGAGGATTCTACCTCAGATGAAGATGGGAGCAGCTCCAGTTCCTCTGAAGGTAAAGagaaacacaagaaaaagaagaagaaagaaaagcataagaaaaggaagaaagaaaagaaaaagaagaaaaaacggAAGCACAAATCTTCCAAGTCAAATGAGAGTTCTGACTCAGAGTGACAAGGATGTGACTTGTTCAACATTCTCTTCTCAAACACTGACCAAGGAACAGAGGAAGATGCAGTCAGAGAAAGTAGCAGGGCAGAGACGCTGAGAGAGGAGGATATGTGGGTCACAGCAGTGAGCTCCCACCCGCCTTCCAGTGAAAATGTGACCCCAGGAGAGGGAGTGTCTCCTTCCAGGTGCTAGCTCTGGACGGCAGCTGATTTTAGGCAGGAAAGTTTCTTCAGTGTTGTCCTCCCTGCTGGTCACATGAGTTTACGATTCCTTTGAAGTGTCTCCCACAGGGTGGCAGGACTGGGAGAATCTCTGAGGCGtgtcttccaggccctcccacaGCTTGTGCCCTCCGAGTGTGGACTCAGGTCCCATAGACATCAGGCTGGAGTCTTCTCTGTTGTTGAGGATAATAAAagctcattatttattttttaaatggaatgtatttatttatgaatgaTACATAAGTacaaataatacataatacaaatttaaaaggtACATAAGATTTAATCATGAAAACTCtacttcctttccaatccagttACCTTCCCCAATGTCTACCAGTGGTACTAGTTTCTTGTGAATATTTTATGTATCACAAGCAAGTACAGGGCTTTTCTTAGCAAATGCTATCCACATTCACTCACACATAGTTACTTTTTAAACTTAGAAGTATGAACCTTACGGTGGTCAGTATCTGAGGGGGTTGGATCCAGGACCAACTCCCTCAATCCctcacagataccaaaatccgtGGATGCCCAAGTCCCTTATATTAAATGGCGTGCTATTTGCCCGTTACCTACACACatcttcccatatactttaatTCATCTGTAGATCACTTAtaacacctaatacaatgtaaatagttgttataatgtattgtttagggaataaggGCAAGAGAGTCTGCACATGTTCCATAGAGACAGaaccatccatttatttttttgaatattttctatctaGTTTGATGAATTCACGAATGTAGAACCTGCTGATAGGGTGGGCCCACTGTTTTTATATATCAAGTATATTTGGCTTTACTGCCATATCAGAAGTGTGCATTTATATTTACCCAACATGATTTGTTGATTTGGGGGCTAGGGAgttcttaaaacaatgaaaaacctTGTATGGCTGCATTCTAATTCACTTGCTTTCTACTGCCAAAGTCCCACAATTTTCACAGAGTAACTCAGAAAAAGTTTAAGAATATACAGGGATTTCCATACTGGGTCAGGTACCCACATCCCAaaatctccctttcttcctcttcctgttgCCTGACCACAGCCCACACATGCTCTTGTAGCTGAGACTAGGCCACAGTAGAGGCatctcaggaggccaaggtgttcCTGCAGCTGGAGGAGAGGAAGTCCATCGTTTGCTGAGCCAAAGTGAAGCCGGATCTTGCTCATAGGCAAACGTGTCCCTCTGTGGCCAACACTGGTCTCTTGCTGCTTTAGGCACTCAGTCAGGGTCCCAGAAACTCACTCCCATTTTCTGCCGCTTTTCCTGGGGTTTGGATTCCCTCCTTTTTAAGGAACAGCCAAGCCAGGCCCAGACTGACCCTTCTCCAACTTTCATCAGTCAATGCTACTATTTTTGGCCTTGGAATACAACCTCACAAACACAATAAAGAATGGGATGGCCAGGACTATTTCTGAAAACTGTAAGGCCAGTGATTCAGCCTTGCCTTACACTTATCCTTGTCATGCAGAACACAGGCCATCTGTCCTCTGCCATATGCTCAGCATTTCCCACCCAGGTAGAGCTGATCCTCTTCTTCCAGGAATTGGCTACTGTCCCTCCGCAatcccattcatgataaaaagcaTTCTTACACAACACGAGAGATGCTGCATCAATAATTCTCAAGCCTTCGAGGCACCCAAATCAACTAAAGATGCAGATTCCTGTGCTCCATTCAAAAACTACCAGAATTTTCCATTTCCTAGGTCTGGGGTGAACCTGGGAATCTGCCTTGCTAACAAGTGATGCTGACGCTGTTGGTTCAGGAACCCCACTTGGAGAACCTGTGCTCTAGATCTCTACCCTCTTACTGAAGCCTTCCACTTCCTGCTTTAACTGGAATCCAGCCATCCACCCCTGCAGCCCTTGCAAGTAAATTGTTATCCCTTCTCTCTCACTGGTTTTCTCTATCTTGTCTGTTTCTGGCCTAGATTCTGGGGAACATCACTTCAGCCTGTCATCTCATCTCCTCTGACCTGTCATCCTTTTGTCCAGCTTTCCCAAAAGAAACTTTAATTAAAATCTTTCACTTCTGCTTGTATGTACAGACTGCACAGGGAGAACACATACCCATGTGGATTGATGTCCCCACAAATTCATCATCTCCAAACTCAAATACTTAAGAACTGACCCCAAAATGCTGACTAGCAAACCAAAAGCTTGTTAGTCATCTATTTAAACCTTCTTCATTCTCAGGCATTTCCTTCAGGTTCTGCATTTTCTACTCCTATCCAGGAAGACAGTATCAGCCCTCAGACCTCCCCTCACTAATGCATCCTACCATCTCACTATCATGGTGTGCAAGTTAGGCCAAACTCTAAAATGACCCATGATCTCTCCCCTAATCTTCAGTACTGTTAATAGGATGCATTTTACTCCTGTGACTGGATTATGTTACAAGCACAAGAAGAGGGAGACCATCTAGGTGTTCCTAACCAAATCATGAGAGCCGTATGGAACTCCAGAGTTGTCTATGGCTAATAATCAAAGAGAAATTAAGAGAGTCCAAGCCTGTGAAAGATTCCACACATCATCACTGGCCTTAAAGTTGAATGGGCCCACATGGTGAGGGATGCAGCAGACTCTCATCAAAGGTTCCTGActaacagccagcaaggaaatggaGCTCTCAGTCCTACAGCCGAAAGTAAATGAATTCTGCCACCCTCAATGATTCTGGATGCATATTCTTCCCCAGAGCTTCCAGACGGAAGCCCACCTCTACTGACATCTTGGGTTGGGGCTTGTGAGATGCAAAGTCGAGAGCCCAGTTGAGCCTGCTCAGGCTTCTGACCTACACCACCGTGACGTAATCAATGACGGTGGTTTTGAGCTTTTACGTTTGTGGGAAAGTGTTAATGCAGCAACAAACTGATCCAGAGGTTTAATG
This DNA window, taken from Pongo pygmaeus isolate AG05252 chromosome 6, NHGRI_mPonPyg2-v2.0_pri, whole genome shotgun sequence, encodes the following:
- the LOC129040930 gene encoding retinitis pigmentosa 9 protein, with the protein product MSSRPGREDAAPAGARRPREPPEQELQRRREQKRRRHDAQQLQQLKHLESFYEKPPPGLIKEDETKPEDCIPDVPGNEHAREFLAHAPTKGLWMPLGKEVKVMQCWRCKRYGHRTGDKECPFFIKGNQKLEQFRVAHEDPMYDIIRDNKRHEKDVRIQQLKQLLEDSTSDEDGSSSSSSEGKEKHKKKKKKEKHKKRKKEKKKKKKRKHKSSKSNESSDSE